The Campylobacter armoricus sequence TATGTTAAAATGTTTTAGCAATTTTAAAGTAGAAGAGCAAGCTTTAAAATCGTGTTTGCCGTATTTTTATAATGAACTTGAGCTTATAAAAACAAAACTTATTTTATGTTTAGGCAAGGAAGCTTTTAATGGTTTAGGTTTTGAAAATTTTGAAAAATACAAAGGACAATGGTTGCGTTTTAATGATATGCTGCTTTTATCAACTTATGATTTAAATTTTGTAAGCAAAAATCCTAGTTTTTATGCTGAGTTTATAGATGATATTAAAAAAATAAAAGGATATTTATGAAAAAAAGTTTAGTTTGTTTAATGATGTGTTTTATTTTAATTTCAAATATTTTTGCTAAAGAACAAAAGCCATCACCCATAGAACCTAGTGAATCTTTTTATCCAAATTTAGAATTTCAAAACTGCGACAATGAGTGTTTATTTACTTTGTTAGAAACGGGACTTTATTTTAATTTTTTATCAAGATTTAATAACGATAATGCAAATGAACTTTTGGTAAATATCTATACAAAACTTTTAAATTCAATTATAGATTTTGAAAAAAGAATTCAAAAAAATGCAAGTATTAAATTGGCGATTATTATTCCAGAACAAATTATCAAAAGCTATTCCAATACTATAATAAATTCAAGTATTGCTTATCTTTTAAGACAAAGAGCACAAATAAAAGTAAAAGTTTTTTTAATAGGCACTGAAGATGAGAGTAAGATAGAAAAAGCTTTCAAACAGGTAAAAGATGAGAAGTTTAATTATGTTATTGCAGGTTTTACTGAAAAAGGTGTAAAAAATCTACTTAAAGAAGAAATTGATTCTAATGTTAAAATTTTTATCCCTACTGCTCACAAGAGATATTTTGATACTCAGAAGGAAAATATATATTTTGGAAGTATAGATTATCAAAAACAAATCCAAAAGCTTTTGGAATTTTCTAATGGAAAAAATATCATATTTTCAGAAGGAACACCTTTGGCAAGTCGTTTGGATGAAAATGTTTTAAATGTGGGTAATGGTGGTGAAAAAATTTATACCATTAACACTTCTAAATTTGATTTTAGAAGTATTTTAAATCAAAATAAAAGCTTTCAAGATGCAAGTATAGTTTTAAATACTTCTCTAATTAAAACAGCATTAATAAGTTCGCAATTAAGAACTTATGATATAAAACCTTATGTTTTATTATCTACTCAAATAAATTATAATCCTATTTTGTTAAGTTTAACACAAATTAATGATAGAAAAAAATTATTGTTGGCAAATTCTATTTCTAATGAAGATCAAACTTTAAGTTATTTAAATGAGCTTTTTTCGCAAAATATAAATTACAATTGGATAGCTTATACAACCAGTGTAGGGATTGATTATTTTTATACACAATACTTAGATAAAGACTCTCAAAGAATTTTTGATGAGGAGTTAAATAATAATCAATTTGATTATAAGGTTAAGATTATTCGCTCACAAGGCTTGGGTTTTGCTCCTTTACAAGATCAGTAAAAATTTTAACTATAGCTTCATCCATAGGAGTTACTTTTTCACTTTTCAAAAAAGCTAAAGTGATTTCAGCTTCAAAAAGCTTAGAATTTTTTTTATAAATTTCTTGTTTAATGCAAACTGAAGCTTTTTTGATTTTAGTGATAAAAGTTTTTATTTCGATAATATCGCCAAGTTTTGCTGGTTTTAAGAAGTTACAATTTGCTTTTGTAAGCAAAAAATGCCCATTATCTTTATTAAAAATAGCTATTTGTTTTTTAAAAAATATTTCACTTCTTGCTCTTTCGCAAAATTTCAAGTAATTACTATGATATACTACTCCACCTGCATCTGTATCTTCATAATAAATTCGTATTTTCATAAAAATCCTTTGATTTTAATACAAAATTGCACAATTATATAATTAAAAATATTTAAAATATTAATTATGCTAGGGTTTTGCTTCATAATAGATTATATAATAAATTTAAATTATTTAATATATTTTATTTAGATTTAAAAAAGCTTTATTTAGTTTTTGAATATAGTTTATGTTAAAATTATATTTTAAATCATAATAAAAGGAAAAATTATGGATATATCAAAATTTTTTTTAAAATTTACAGCTATTATGGCCTTTGTTTTTGGTGTAAGTGCAAATGCACTTAGCGAAGGTAAAGAGTATATTGTTTTAAAAACACCTATCCCAAATGCACAAAATTCTTTGATTGAAATTTTTTCTTATCGTTGTATTCATTGTTACAACCATCATCAATTTCATACTTTGGCAAAGGTTAAAGAAGCTTTACCAAATTTAAAATATGATCTTTTTTCGGTTAGTTCTATGAGTGAATATGGTGGAGTTTTAAATGAAATGTTTGCTCTAGCTTCTTTTAAGGAAAAAGCTTTAGGTAAAGATGCTGCAAGTAATGATAGTTTGACTTATAAATTAGCTGATGTTTATTTTGTAAGTCATTTTGAACAAAAGATAAATTTAAGTGATCTTGATTTTTTTTATAAAATTGGTTTGAATGCTATTGGTGTTAGTAAAGAAGAGTTAGAGAAATTTTTACAAACCAAAGAAGCTAAAGAAATATTAGTAGCTTATGATGTGGCTAATGATATTTCAAGAAATTACGGAACACCTGCTTTTGTAGTAAATGGAAAATATCAAATAAACCCTGAATATATTACTTCTTTAGAAGAGTTGATTCGTATTGTTGATGAATTAAGTAAAAATTAATTGTTTATCTTTAATGATAAACAATTAATTAATATTATTTAATTTATTTTTAATTTATATTATGTTAATTTTACTAAATGGCAAAATTGTTAATTTTGCTGAATTTTTACTTCAAGGAGAAATAATGACTTTTTTACAGAAAATCATTAGTGTTGCTATTTTAGCTTTTGGTGTAAGTGCAAATGCGCTTAGTGAAGGTAAAGAGTATATCACTCTTAAAACTCCTATAATAGGGGGGGGGAATGAAAATTCTCTAATAGAGATTTTTTCTTATCGTTGTACCCATTGTTATGATCATCATAAGTTTAATACTTTGGCGAAGGTCAAAGCAAAACTCCCAAACTTAAGATATGAAATTTTCCCAGTTAGCTCAATGGGGGATTATGGCAAACAAGCCAATGAACTTTTTGCTTATGCTGCTGCAAAAGATAAAATATCAAATACGGATGTAACTACAAAAGAAAGTTTGAGCCATAAACTCGCAGATGCTTACTTTACGGCTTATTTTAAGAAAAAACAAAGATGGGGTGCTGGAAAAGATCCTGAAGGTTTTTATGCTGTAGGTTTAAAAGCAATAGGTATTACTAAAGCAGAGCTTGATGAATTTTTATCAACTTCTCAAGCACAAGAAATTTTAAAATCATATGAAGTAGCTAATGATATTTCAAGAAATTACGGAACACCTGCTTTTGTAGTAAATGGAAAATATCAAATCATTCCTCAGGCAATAACTTCTCCAGAAGTTTTGGTAAAAATCGTTGAAGAATTGATTAAAAAGTAGGCTATTTATGCAAAAGTTTTTTATTGATATTATGAGTACATGGCAAAATACTAGGTTTCCTTGGGTTTTAATGATAGTTGTAACCGCAGGCCTTACTTTTATAGCTCATTTTTTATTTCAAGAATACCTTTTTATGGAGCCTTGTGAGCAATGTGTTTATATTCGTTTTGCAATGCTTGTAATGGCATTTGGTGGAATTTTAGCCTTAATAAATCCAAAAAATGATATTTTAAAAATTTTTGCTTATACTTTTGGTTTTTGGGGGATTTGGCTTGGTATAGAATATTGTATATTGCTTAATACCATTCACGAAGTAGTTCATTCTGAAAATCCTTTTGGAGGCGTAGATGGGTGTAGAGAAATTCCTTTATATCCTTTTAATCTAGCATTACACGAATGGCTTCCTGGCTGGTTTTTACCAACAGGTGAGTGTGGAATGGATACTCCTGTTGTTCCAGAAGAAGCATATGGAACTTTAAATGCTTTTCAGAAGTTTTTTGTTGGAACTCCTCCTGATTTGGAAGATGGGCTTTATAGTAATGGCTGGTATTTAATACCAAGTATTAAATTTATGAATATGGCTATAGCTTGTTTAATAGCTTTTTGTTGTTGTTTAGTTGCTTTAGGTTTTATGTTTATAGGTTATATATTATCAAATTCTAAAGCTAGAATTTATGCTGGAGTTGTTATTGTTTTGGTTGTTTTGCTAAAATTTTTAGGTGAACCAAATACTGAAATAACTTTAATTTCTTTAATGTAAAGGTGTTGAAATGAAAATTAGTAAAATTGTAAGTGTTGTATTGATTGCAAGTTCTGTTACTGCAGTAGCTCCAAGTGTAACTTTTGCTATGGGTGGGCCAAGTGGGGCAAAATTAGATTGGCAAATTCAAGGTAAAATAGGTGCTGTAAAATTAAACCCTTATGGTTTGTCGCCTCTAACAGCTGTAATTATGGATGGAGGATACAAGTTAAGTAATGTTAAAGTAACAATAGAACCAAAACCAGGTGGTCAGGTTATTTCTTATAATGTTGATTCTAAGAGAATAAAAACTTATGGGGGGATACCTATTTTTGGTCTTTATCCTTCTTATTTTAATACCGTAAAGGTTAGCTATACAAAAACTGCTTTTGGTAAAAGTGAAAAAGTTGTCAATGAAGTGTATAAAATAGCAACTTCAGGAGTTTATATAGAGCCTGCTGGAAATACTGCACAAAGGGGAGTTCCTTTTGAAAGTGTTGAAGTTATAAAAGTGGATAAAGGTTTTCAAGATAGATTGTATTTAGTTAATAACGCACCAGGAAAGCAAAATGGTAAAGGCTCTCAATCTGTTTGGAATAACCCAGCAGGTGGTGCTATGGAATGGGATGAAAATTCTAATGTTTTTATTATAGATACCAAAGGCGAAATAAGATGGTATTTTGATAATGCTAAATTAATGGATTGGAATAATATTTACAATCGTGGTATTATGATGGGTTTTCATCAAAATGAGGATGGTGCTTTAACATGGGGATTTGGTCAAAGATATGTAAAATATGATTTAATGGGTAGAGAGATTTTTAATCGTCAATTACCTTTAGGTTATATTGATTTTTCTCATTCTATGGATAATATGCAAAATGGTAATTATCTTTTAAGAGTTGCTTCTGTTAATGTGAAGCGTCCTGATGGAAAAAATGTTCGCACTGTAAGAGATGTGATTATTGAAGTAGATAAAGATGGAAATGTGGTAGATGAATGGAGGCTTTTTGAAATTTTAGATCCATATAGAAATAATATTATCAAAGCTCTTGATCAGGGTGCTGTTTGCTTAAACATAGATGCAAGTCAAGCAGGTAAAACATTAAGTGATGAAGATTTGGCTAAAATGGATGAGAGTGATGCATTTGGTGATATTGCAGGTACTGGTATAGGAAGAAACTGGGCTCATGTAAATAGTGTAGATTATGATCCAAGTGATGATAGTATAATTATATCTTCGCGTCATCAATCTGCTATTATAAAAATAGGTCGTGATAAAAAAGTTAAATGGATTTTGGGTGCACATAAGGGTTGGAAAGATAAATTTAAGAATGTGTTATTACAACCTGTTGATAGTAGTGGTAATAAAATTGTATGTGATGATGAGTATAGCAAATGTCCAGGTTATGAAAACGAGGAAGGCGGTTTTGATTTTACTTGGACCCAACATACAGCTTTTAGAATAGATGAAAAATCTGATAAACGATATATTTATATTACTGCTTTTGATAATGGTGATGCAAGAGGTATTGAACAACCTGCTTTTTCCGCTCAAAAATATAGTCGCGCAGTTGTTTATAAAATAGATCAAAATAAAAAAACAGTTGAACAAGTTTGGGAATATGGAAAACAAAGAGGTAATGAATGGTTCTCTCCTGTTACTTCTTTAACAGAGTATCATAAAGACAAAAATTCAATTGTAGTTTATAGTGCAACAGCTGGTATGAGTTTTGATTTAAGTAAAGGTGTTTCGGTTGGTGAGCCTAAGCCTGAAATTGATGAATTTAAATGGGGAAGCAAAGAACCTTCAGTGCAAATTAGATTTACTGGAACAAATTCTGGCTATCAAGCAATGCCTATTGATTTAAATAAAGCTTTTGGCATTAAATAGTTAAAATCCCAATCATTATATGGTTGGGATTTTAAATGATAATTAAAAAATAGTAAAATTTAACATGATATTACCTGTTTTATTGCGATTGTTGCTTCAAATATGGGTCTTAAATTAACATTAAAATAGTTTGGTCTTAAGCAGCTCTTGATTATTATAGAGATTGGTGGTATAAGATAGTGTTTAAATGCTGATGAAGTTAGAGAGTTTTTGATAATATTTGCAAAAAAGGTAGTATGATGGGATTTTTCCAAACTAAAGCTTGCCAACATCTTGTATATATTTTTCTTATTCAATGATGGAAATATTAAATGAAAATTTCTTTTAAGGATGGCTATAGCAAATATTATCAAAGTTTAGAGCAAAGTGTAGCTTATCTTGATAATGAGAAGAAACAAAACACCTTCTATATAAATTCGTTTTAATGATTTTAGAATAGGTTTGAGCAAACCCTAAATAAATTTGATAATATAAAGGGGTAAAAACCCCTTTATATTATAAATATCCTGCACTTAAAGCTAAGAAATATCCAGCTATACAAGAAACGATAACACCGATTAAACCTGGTAAAATAAAGCTATGATTTATAACAAATTTTCCAATTTTTGTAGTGCCTGATCTATCAAATTGTATAGTTGCAAGATCGCTTGGATAAGTTGGTAAAATATAATATCCATAACAAGCTGCTGCAAAAGCAATGATAATGCCTGGCTCAACACCAATTCCTAGTGCAAGCGGGACAAATGCTGCAATTGCTGCTGCTTGAGAATTAACAAATTTAGAAATTAATAAAAGCATAACTGCATAAGTCCAAGGGTGTTCTATAACGATATTTCCTAAAGATTCTTTCATCATAGGAGTATGCACTGCAAACATAGTATCTGCCATCCAAGAAATTCCAAAAACAGCTACTAAAGCTATCATACCTGATTTGAATATTTCATTTTTTGCAATTTTGCTTGCATCAAGTTTGGTAAATATAATCAACGCTGCACCCGCTAAAAGCATAAACATTTGAATTACTGCGACCATATTCATAGGTTTAGTAACGCCTTTTGAAGTAAATTGAGGTCTAAGCTCTGGGAAGGCTCCAAGTATAGCTACTATTGCAATAGCACCTAGGAAAATCCACATAGCTATCCATTGAATAGTTGGAAGTTTTTGACCAAGAAGAGTTTTGCTATCACCATAGATGTATTCTCTTTGTTCTGGATCTTTGATTCTAGTTTGAAAATCTGCATCTTTATCAAGATCTTTTCCTCTAAACCAAGAAAAAATTCCTATAGCTAAAACACCTACTAAAGTAGAAGGTATAGTAATAGCAAGTAAATCTACATAACCATCAAAACCTGCTAAAGGATGTTTGTTAATTTCTGGATTTAAAAGTAGTGCTGTTAAGCTTACAACAGCAACTGAAACAGGGCTTGCGATGATACCAAGCTGAGAAGAAATACTAGAAGCAGCCATTGGTCTTTCTGGGCGTATGCCGTTTTTAATAGCAATGTCATAAATAATAGGCATCATGGTATAAACAACATGTCCGGTTCCGCAAAGCATGGTTAAAATACAAGTTACAAAAGGTGCTAAGATGGTTAAAAATTTAGGATTTTTTCTTAAAACTCTTTCTGCAATTTGCAACATTACATCTAAACCACCGCTAGCTTGTAATGTTGCACTTGCAACAACAACAGCTAAGATAGTAAGCATAACATCAATGGAGGGTTTTCCAGGTGCTACAGCAAAACCAAAACTTAAAACTAATAAACCTATACCGCCTAATAAACCTAGAGCAATACCTCCTTTTTTCGCCCCGTAAAAAAGACAAATGAGTACTACGGCTAGTTGGATACTAAATTGAATGCCTTCACTAAGGCTAGTAAGCATTTCCATACTCTCTCCTTGTTTTAAAATATGCGAGAGTATAATGTAAGTTTTATTAATAGTAAATAAAATTTTTTATATTTTAAATAAATATTTACCAATATTTTGATTTTATTTGTCAAAATATTGGTTTTTTTGAGATTATTGATAATTTTTTAAAATATTAGTGAGAATTTTACTGATTTTATCAATGGAAGCTATTTCACATTTTTCATCAGTGGAATGAGGACTATATATATTTGGTCCTATGGAGCAACATTCTAATGGTTGTTTTTCGCTTATAATACCACATTCTAAACCAGCATGTATAGTATAAAGCTTAGCTTTTGGATTTTCTTTTTTAAAATAATTTAAAATTTCTTCTCCAAAACTAGTGTCTTTATTTTCCCAAGGTGGATAGAAATTTGCACTTGAAACTTCACAATTTTGCATTTTAAAATATGTTAAGGTTTCAAATTCAATATTTTTTAATTCTTCTAGATTGTTAGATCTTGCAAAAAGCTCAAAGTGAAATTTTCCATTTTTTTCGTAAGCTAGTGAAAGATTAATACTTGTTTGAACTAAATTAAGTCGATGATTAAAAGTTCTAACTCCTTGTGCAAAAGCATTAATAATATTTAAAATAATTTGAGAATTTTTATAGTATTTTCTTTTAATTTTACCTAAGTGTTTTATTTTGAAATACTTATTTTCTCTTGGTGGGTTTTTAAAAAAAACTATTGTTTTAGCGTGTTTTGGTATAGAGTTTATTCTCTCACCCGCACTAAATTCACAAAGTTCGCCTTGATTTTGAGATATGAAATAACTTACTTCTTTAATAGATGATTTGATGTTTTTAATAATATCAATTCCTGAATGTCCACCTTTGAAATTAATAGCTTCTATTTCATAACAATCTTCTTCTTTTTCTTCAAAATCTATAATCAAATCAGCAAAAATATCTACTCCACCTGCACAGCCTATAACTACTTCATCATCGTTTTCATGGTCTAAATTTAAAAGTTTATTTGAAATTATAGTATGCGAAAGATTATTTGCTCCACAAAGCCCAACTTCTTCATTATTTGTAAAAAGACATTCGATATTTTCAAAATCTTTTAAAGCTTGCATCATTAAAGATACTCCTATACCATTATCTGCACCTAGACTTGAATTTTTTGCCTTTAAATATCCATTTTCTTCATATATTTGTATATTCGGAGCTTCTCCCATGCAAACCATATCATAATGACTTTGTAAGCAAATTTTTGGTTTTCCTTTATATGCGTGTATATTTCCAACTTCATCAATATCTACTTTGCAGTGTTGATTTTTAGCAAAATCAACAAGGAAATTTTTTAATTCTTCGGTGTGAAAACTACAATGAGGTATTTTAGTTATTTGTTTAAAATTTTGTATAATTTCTTGCATAAATTCTCCTTTTTATTGTAATTATGGCATATTTTTATATAGATGAGGTTTAAATGAAATTTTCTAAAAAACAAATTAATCTTATAATAGATTTTATAAAAGATCCTAAAAAATTTCTAATTATAATTTTTTTGATTACCTTTGCTTATGTTTTAAATTATGATAACAACTCTTATATTAAAGCTAAAATAAGCCATGTGATAGATGGGGACACTGTAGAGGTTTTTTATAAAGACGAGAGAATTATAATTAGACTTTTTGGTATCGATGCCCCAGAAAAAGATCAAGCTTATGGAAAACTTGCTAGTCGATTTTTAAGTTCTATCGTGTTAAATAAAGAAGTGATTTTAAGTGTAAAAGATGAGGATAAATATGGTAGAATTTTAGCTATTATGTATTTAAACAATAAAGACATAAATCAAGTTATGGTTAAAAATGGTTTTGCTTGGGCTTATGAATATTATAGCGATTTATATTTAAATGAACAAAAACAAGCCAAAAAAGATAAAAAGGGATTGTGGGAAGATGAAAATCCTATAGAGCCATATAAATGGCGCAAGCAAATAAAATTGCAAGGAATGTAAGAAATGTTTAAGAAAATATATTTATGTGGATTTTTAGTTGTGTTGCTTTGTGGGTGTTTTGTAAATGAAAGAGGAATTTCAAATCGTTTTTATGATGATTGTAAAGAATATTATGATGCAAGTGGAACTTACCATAAAGAATGCCCAAAGAATTGGGTGGATCTACCATTAACCCCCGAGTCCTTTTAAAGCAGCTTTAAGTTCTTCTTGCGAGGCTTCTTGTTTAGTCGGTTCTTCTTGAGTTTGATTGCTTGAGCTGTTTTGATTTTGCTTTAATTTAAAGATATGATCATCGGTGGTTATAACTTGAAAAGAGGCATCAAAAATTTTTATTTCATTTACAAAACCTACTACTTTAACCTCTCTTTTTCTTGAATCATCACTAAATAAAGCGCTAGCTTCTAAATTTAAAATATCTCCAACTTTTAAAGGTGCATAAAAAAAACTTCTTGAGCCTATTAAGACACTAAATTCTTTATTAATTGCAGCTTGAGCTATGTAATTTGCTGCATTAAATACAAATCCACTATGCACTAACCCTAATTCATCCACTGCCATATCATGAGTTGTGATTAGAATTCCTTTAGCGAAATTTTTTTCTATATGAGAAATACTTCCTGCTAAAGTATTATTTATCCCAGGACAAGTTATAAGTTCTGATTTAATACGATTTAATTCTTCTGGATCTATTAATTCTTCAATACTAACAGCACTTATTGTTTTTGCCATTTTTACACCTTTAATTTAACATATACTCTTTTTGGTGCTTCATATCCTTCGCATGTTAAATTTGAGTCATTTTGATCTAAAAATTGATCTAAAGAATATGAGTCTATCCACTCTGTTTTTCTTTGTTCAATTTGATCAGTTTGTTTAGTTGCTAGAACTTCAAATTCACTAAATCCGGCCCTATAACACCAATTTCTTAAACCTAATATCGACGGAATAAAAAAAATATTTGGTATTTTTGAGTAAGTTTTTTGAGGAATGAGTGCTATTTCTCTTTCATCTTCTATATACATAGTATCTAAGAAAACTATACCATTTTTATTTAGGGATTGTTTGAGTTGTTTTAGCATAGCTATAGGATCACTACGATGATAAATCACTCCAAGGCAAAAAATAACATCAAATTTAATGTGATAATCTGGAACATCAGCTACACCTAAAAGTTCATATTGCAATGGAGTTTTTGCAATAGAATTTAAAAGTAAAAATTGCAAATAATACTTAATAGATGGATCAAATCCTATAATTTTTAAAGGATTAAATTCAAGCATCTTAAACATATAATAACCATTGTTGCACCCAATATCTGCTACTATTTTGTCTTTGATACAAGGCATATAATTTTTTAAGATATTAAATTTAATAAAACTTTGCCATTCTGTGTCTATAAATAAATCATTAATTCTAAAAGGACCTTTACGCCAAGGTTTTAATTCTAAAGCAATGTCTTTAATCTCATTATCTAATTTTTTATCACAAAAGATGTCAAAACTTTCATTTATAAAATAATTTGAGTTTTGTATTTTTATACCAAGTTCTTGAATTTTTTTATATAAAGAGTTTTTTAAAACTTGCTTTAACAAAGCATTATTTTGCATTTTTTTCCTTGAAAACTCCCTTTGGTTTATAGGGAGTTTTTATTACTGAAGCAAACTTGCTAGCTTGGTTTGTAATACTACATTTGAGTGTGCATTTGCAAATAAAAATGCATTTTCTTTAAGATAATTTGCATTAAAATCATTGATATTTTGTGCTAAATCATTATTTTGTAATTTGCTTTCAGCATCTTTAGTGTTAATACTGGTTTGTAAAGATGAATTGATATTAGAATTAATAGCATTAATTCCAGCCCCAATATCTGCACGCAATGAGCCTATTTGATCTTGGAAACTACGAATTCCTTCTTGATTATCAAGGCTTAAATTTGCAGTGCTTGGCTGGTTTAAATTAATGTTTTCTACTCCAGTACCAACAACAAAATCCATACTTTGGAAAACATTTTTTCCATTAAAAGTTGCATTAGAAAATGCATCATTGATAGAAGTTACAAGTTTGTTTGCTTCAGTATTTAACATACTTTTTTGTCTATCGTTTAAAGCAGCATTATTTGAGCGTATTGAAAGTTCATTAAGCTTATCTGCGGTAGCTGATATATTATTCAAAGTTGAATCAGCAATTTGCAAAACTCCTATTGAATCATAAGCATTTAAAATACCTTGATCTATAGTGTTGTATTGGCTTCTTAAAGAGTCCGCTATGGCTAAATTTGATCCATCGGTTCCATCAATAGCACGCATTGCGGCTATATTTTCTAATGCTTTTTCTTGATTTTTTTGAGCTTGATTTACATAATGATTTTGTTGAGTTGTTCCTATGTCGCCTATTTTCATCTTTGACTCCTTTTAAAGACTTATTTTATTATATCACTTTTTGTTTTAAAATTTAAAAAAAACAAAATTACTTGAGATAACATTATAATTTTCATTACAATTTCACTCGCACCATGAATTTTTGTAAATTCTTGAGTTTTAGTTGCCTCTTCTCCTAGGCTTTGTGCTTCTAAAACA is a genomic window containing:
- a CDS encoding thiol:disulfide interchange protein DsbA/DsbL, translating into MDISKFFLKFTAIMAFVFGVSANALSEGKEYIVLKTPIPNAQNSLIEIFSYRCIHCYNHHQFHTLAKVKEALPNLKYDLFSVSSMSEYGGVLNEMFALASFKEKALGKDAASNDSLTYKLADVYFVSHFEQKINLSDLDFFYKIGLNAIGVSKEELEKFLQTKEAKEILVAYDVANDISRNYGTPAFVVNGKYQINPEYITSLEELIRIVDELSKN
- a CDS encoding M20/M25/M40 family metallo-hydrolase, which codes for MQEIIQNFKQITKIPHCSFHTEELKNFLVDFAKNQHCKVDIDEVGNIHAYKGKPKICLQSHYDMVCMGEAPNIQIYEENGYLKAKNSSLGADNGIGVSLMMQALKDFENIECLFTNNEEVGLCGANNLSHTIISNKLLNLDHENDDEVVIGCAGGVDIFADLIIDFEEKEEDCYEIEAINFKGGHSGIDIIKNIKSSIKEVSYFISQNQGELCEFSAGERINSIPKHAKTIVFFKNPPRENKYFKIKHLGKIKRKYYKNSQIILNIINAFAQGVRTFNHRLNLVQTSINLSLAYEKNGKFHFELFARSNNLEELKNIEFETLTYFKMQNCEVSSANFYPPWENKDTSFGEEILNYFKKENPKAKLYTIHAGLECGIISEKQPLECCSIGPNIYSPHSTDEKCEIASIDKISKILTNILKNYQ
- the dsbI gene encoding protein-disulfide oxidoreductase DsbI encodes the protein MQKFFIDIMSTWQNTRFPWVLMIVVTAGLTFIAHFLFQEYLFMEPCEQCVYIRFAMLVMAFGGILALINPKNDILKIFAYTFGFWGIWLGIEYCILLNTIHEVVHSENPFGGVDGCREIPLYPFNLALHEWLPGWFLPTGECGMDTPVVPEEAYGTLNAFQKFFVGTPPDLEDGLYSNGWYLIPSIKFMNMAIACLIAFCCCLVALGFMFIGYILSNSKARIYAGVVIVLVVLLKFLGEPNTEITLISLM
- the cmoB gene encoding tRNA 5-methoxyuridine(34)/uridine 5-oxyacetic acid(34) synthase CmoB, whose protein sequence is MQNNALLKQVLKNSLYKKIQELGIKIQNSNYFINESFDIFCDKKLDNEIKDIALELKPWRKGPFRINDLFIDTEWQSFIKFNILKNYMPCIKDKIVADIGCNNGYYMFKMLEFNPLKIIGFDPSIKYYLQFLLLNSIAKTPLQYELLGVADVPDYHIKFDVIFCLGVIYHRSDPIAMLKQLKQSLNKNGIVFLDTMYIEDEREIALIPQKTYSKIPNIFFIPSILGLRNWCYRAGFSEFEVLATKQTDQIEQRKTEWIDSYSLDQFLDQNDSNLTCEGYEAPKRVYVKLKV
- a CDS encoding thermonuclease family protein; translation: MKFSKKQINLIIDFIKDPKKFLIIIFLITFAYVLNYDNNSYIKAKISHVIDGDTVEVFYKDERIIIRLFGIDAPEKDQAYGKLASRFLSSIVLNKEVILSVKDEDKYGRILAIMYLNNKDINQVMVKNGFAWAYEYYSDLYLNEQKQAKKDKKGLWEDENPIEPYKWRKQIKLQGM
- a CDS encoding YbgC/FadM family acyl-CoA thioesterase, which translates into the protein MKIRIYYEDTDAGGVVYHSNYLKFCERARSEIFFKKQIAIFNKDNGHFLLTKANCNFLKPAKLGDIIEIKTFITKIKKASVCIKQEIYKKNSKLFEAEITLAFLKSEKVTPMDEAIVKIFTDLVKEQNPSLVSE
- a CDS encoding thiol:disulfide interchange protein DsbA/DsbL; this encodes MTFLQKIISVAILAFGVSANALSEGKEYITLKTPIIGGGNENSLIEIFSYRCTHCYDHHKFNTLAKVKAKLPNLRYEIFPVSSMGDYGKQANELFAYAAAKDKISNTDVTTKESLSHKLADAYFTAYFKKKQRWGAGKDPEGFYAVGLKAIGITKAELDEFLSTSQAQEILKSYEVANDISRNYGTPAFVVNGKYQIIPQAITSPEVLVKIVEELIKK
- a CDS encoding aryl-sulfate sulfotransferase, whose translation is MKISKIVSVVLIASSVTAVAPSVTFAMGGPSGAKLDWQIQGKIGAVKLNPYGLSPLTAVIMDGGYKLSNVKVTIEPKPGGQVISYNVDSKRIKTYGGIPIFGLYPSYFNTVKVSYTKTAFGKSEKVVNEVYKIATSGVYIEPAGNTAQRGVPFESVEVIKVDKGFQDRLYLVNNAPGKQNGKGSQSVWNNPAGGAMEWDENSNVFIIDTKGEIRWYFDNAKLMDWNNIYNRGIMMGFHQNEDGALTWGFGQRYVKYDLMGREIFNRQLPLGYIDFSHSMDNMQNGNYLLRVASVNVKRPDGKNVRTVRDVIIEVDKDGNVVDEWRLFEILDPYRNNIIKALDQGAVCLNIDASQAGKTLSDEDLAKMDESDAFGDIAGTGIGRNWAHVNSVDYDPSDDSIIISSRHQSAIIKIGRDKKVKWILGAHKGWKDKFKNVLLQPVDSSGNKIVCDDEYSKCPGYENEEGGFDFTWTQHTAFRIDEKSDKRYIYITAFDNGDARGIEQPAFSAQKYSRAVVYKIDQNKKTVEQVWEYGKQRGNEWFSPVTSLTEYHKDKNSIVVYSATAGMSFDLSKGVSVGEPKPEIDEFKWGSKEPSVQIRFTGTNSGYQAMPIDLNKAFGIK
- a CDS encoding anaerobic C4-dicarboxylate transporter; the protein is MEMLTSLSEGIQFSIQLAVVLICLFYGAKKGGIALGLLGGIGLLVLSFGFAVAPGKPSIDVMLTILAVVVASATLQASGGLDVMLQIAERVLRKNPKFLTILAPFVTCILTMLCGTGHVVYTMMPIIYDIAIKNGIRPERPMAASSISSQLGIIASPVSVAVVSLTALLLNPEINKHPLAGFDGYVDLLAITIPSTLVGVLAIGIFSWFRGKDLDKDADFQTRIKDPEQREYIYGDSKTLLGQKLPTIQWIAMWIFLGAIAIVAILGAFPELRPQFTSKGVTKPMNMVAVIQMFMLLAGAALIIFTKLDASKIAKNEIFKSGMIALVAVFGISWMADTMFAVHTPMMKESLGNIVIEHPWTYAVMLLLISKFVNSQAAAIAAFVPLALGIGVEPGIIIAFAAACYGYYILPTYPSDLATIQFDRSGTTKIGKFVINHSFILPGLIGVIVSCIAGYFLALSAGYL